In Hydrogenoanaerobacterium saccharovorans, a single window of DNA contains:
- a CDS encoding V-type ATP synthase subunit F, whose translation MYKIAVLGDRDSIYGFAALGLDTYPVTDTTEAGKKLRELAEGAYAVIYITEALAEQLESEIDRYRAVRLPAIIPIPGVSGNTGMGLKMVKKSVEQAVGSDIIFGGG comes from the coding sequence ATGTATAAGATTGCAGTACTTGGCGACCGCGACAGCATCTACGGTTTTGCAGCTCTTGGGCTGGACACCTATCCTGTCACCGATACGACGGAGGCTGGCAAAAAGCTGCGAGAGCTTGCAGAGGGTGCATACGCGGTTATTTATATCACCGAGGCATTGGCAGAACAGCTGGAAAGCGAAATCGACCGTTACCGCGCGGTTCGTCTGCCTGCCATCATTCCAATCCCCGGTGTTTCGGGCAATACGGGGATGGGCTTAAAAATGGTGAAGAAATCCGTGGAGCAGGCAGTCGGCTCCGACATTATTTTCGGCGGGGGTTGA
- a CDS encoding V-type ATP synthase subunit A, whose amino-acid sequence MSKGTIKKVAGPLVIAEGMRDANMFDVVRVSNQRLIGEIIEIHGDKASIQVYEETSGLGPGEPVESTGVPMSVDLGPGLISSIFDGIQRPLDDIMKLSGTSLKRGVEVPSIKRDVKWHFTPTAKIGDEVTSGDIIGTVQETEIVLHKIMVPNGISGKLTSITEGDYTVTETVATVKAADGSEHPLSLMQKWPVRVGRPYKQKLSPDMPLVTGQRVIDTLFPIAKGGVAAVPGPFGSGKTVVQHQLAKWAEADIVVYIGCGERGNEMTDVLNEFPELKDPKTGHSLMERTVLIANTSDMPVAAREASIYTGITIAEYFRDMGYSVALMADSTSRWAEALREMSGRLEEMPGEEGYPAYLGSRLAQFYERAGRVITTGKEGREGALSVIGAVSPPGGDISEPVSQATLRIVKVFWSLDSSLAYKRHFPAVNWLTSYSLYVDTMEKWFNEHVEGDWMDLRSKLMRLLQDESELEEIVKLVGMDALSAPDRLKLEAARSIREDFLHQDAFHETDTYTPLQKQHLMMQLVLDFYNASVKALSKGISVDALVKLPVREQIGRFKYIPEDRMKSEYDNILHTLSSEIDELAQQKEDF is encoded by the coding sequence ATGAGCAAAGGTACCATTAAAAAGGTTGCCGGTCCGCTCGTCATCGCGGAAGGCATGCGTGACGCCAATATGTTTGACGTTGTTCGTGTCAGCAACCAGCGTTTGATTGGCGAAATCATAGAAATCCACGGAGATAAAGCCTCTATCCAAGTTTATGAGGAAACCTCCGGGCTTGGCCCCGGCGAGCCTGTTGAATCTACCGGTGTTCCGATGAGCGTTGACCTTGGTCCCGGCCTAATCAGCAGTATCTTCGATGGTATTCAGCGTCCTTTGGACGATATTATGAAACTTTCGGGCACCAGTTTGAAACGCGGTGTAGAGGTTCCTTCTATCAAACGTGATGTGAAATGGCACTTTACCCCTACCGCCAAAATCGGTGATGAGGTAACCAGTGGCGACATCATCGGCACAGTGCAAGAAACCGAAATTGTTCTGCACAAGATTATGGTTCCCAACGGTATTTCGGGTAAGCTTACCTCTATTACCGAGGGGGACTACACCGTAACAGAAACCGTTGCCACTGTGAAAGCGGCTGACGGCAGCGAACATCCCCTTTCATTAATGCAAAAGTGGCCGGTTCGTGTTGGCCGCCCATACAAACAAAAATTATCCCCCGATATGCCTCTTGTTACGGGTCAGCGTGTCATCGACACCCTGTTCCCCATCGCCAAAGGCGGTGTTGCAGCGGTACCCGGTCCGTTCGGCTCAGGCAAAACCGTTGTTCAGCATCAACTTGCAAAATGGGCAGAGGCAGATATCGTCGTTTACATCGGCTGCGGCGAGCGCGGCAACGAGATGACGGACGTACTCAACGAGTTCCCCGAACTGAAAGACCCAAAAACAGGCCACTCCTTGATGGAGCGTACCGTACTCATCGCCAATACCTCCGATATGCCCGTTGCGGCTCGTGAGGCTTCCATCTACACCGGTATCACCATTGCGGAATACTTCCGCGATATGGGCTATTCCGTGGCTTTGATGGCAGATTCCACCTCCCGCTGGGCAGAGGCACTGCGTGAGATGTCCGGCCGTTTGGAAGAAATGCCCGGTGAAGAGGGTTACCCTGCTTACCTTGGCTCGCGCTTGGCACAGTTTTATGAGCGTGCAGGCCGTGTTATTACAACAGGCAAAGAAGGCAGAGAGGGTGCACTTTCGGTAATCGGTGCGGTTTCTCCCCCGGGCGGCGATATTTCGGAGCCTGTTTCACAGGCAACCCTGCGTATTGTAAAGGTGTTCTGGAGCCTTGACTCCTCTCTTGCCTATAAACGCCACTTCCCTGCTGTCAACTGGCTTACAAGCTACTCGCTGTATGTAGACACCATGGAAAAATGGTTTAACGAGCATGTAGAGGGAGACTGGATGGATTTGCGCAGCAAATTGATGAGATTGCTGCAAGATGAGTCGGAGCTGGAGGAGATTGTAAAACTGGTTGGTATGGATGCACTTTCTGCACCCGACCGCCTAAAACTCGAGGCTGCACGCTCGATTCGTGAGGACTTCCTGCATCAGGATGCGTTCCATGAGACCGACACTTACACTCCGCTGCAAAAACAGCATTTGATGATGCAGCTGGTTTTGGATTTTTATAATGCTTCGGTAAAAGCACTCAGCAAAGGCATCTCGGTGGATGCATTGGTGAAACTGCCTGTGCGTGAACAAATCGGCCGTTTCAAATACATCCCCGAAGACAGAATGAAATCGGAATACGATAATATACTCCATACGCTTTCTAGCGAAATAGACGAATTAGCTCAGCAAAAGGAGGACTTCTAA
- a CDS encoding V-type ATP synthase subunit D: MAATHVNPTRMELTRLKKKLITATRGHKLLKDKRDELMRQFLDLVRENKALRERVEQGIASANKNFVLARAGMSNEVLNVALMAPKQEVYLETEARNVMSVEIPVFEYKTRTSDANDIYSYGFAFTSSDLDGAVKSLADILPDMLRLAECEKSCQLMAAEIEKTRRRVNALEHVMIPEMQENIKYITMKLDENERSTQIRLMKVKDMMLEQAHHYSQRNS; encoded by the coding sequence TTGGCTGCAACTCATGTAAACCCAACACGTATGGAGCTTACGCGCCTAAAGAAAAAGCTGATAACCGCAACGCGCGGGCATAAGCTGCTAAAAGATAAGCGCGACGAGCTGATGCGGCAGTTTTTAGACTTGGTGCGTGAGAACAAAGCGCTGCGTGAGCGCGTAGAGCAGGGCATTGCCTCCGCCAACAAAAACTTTGTACTTGCCCGTGCAGGTATGTCTAACGAGGTGCTGAACGTTGCATTAATGGCACCAAAGCAGGAGGTTTATTTGGAAACCGAGGCAAGAAACGTGATGAGCGTCGAAATCCCTGTGTTCGAATATAAAACCAGAACCTCTGATGCAAACGATATTTACTCTTACGGCTTTGCGTTTACCTCAAGCGATTTAGACGGTGCTGTAAAAAGCCTTGCCGATATTTTGCCTGATATGCTGCGCCTTGCAGAATGCGAAAAATCTTGCCAGTTGATGGCTGCAGAGATTGAAAAAACACGCCGCCGTGTTAATGCATTGGAACATGTGATGATTCCCGAGATGCAAGAAAACATCAAGTACATCACCATGAAACTGGATGAAAACGAACGCAGTACGCAAATTCGCCTGATGAAAGTAAAAGATATGATGCTTGAACAGGCACACCATTATTCGCAGCGCAATTCTTAA
- a CDS encoding V-type ATP synthase subunit B: protein MPKEYRTIEEVAGPLMLVRDVEDVAYNELGEIELANGEKRRCKVLEIDGSNAMVQLFETSTGINLSNSKVRFLGRSMELGVSEDMLSRVFDGLGRPIDNGPEILPDKRMDINGLPMNPAARNYPQEFIQTGVSAIDGLNTLVRGQKLPIFSASGLPHANLAAQIARQAKVRGTSEPFAVVFAAMGITFEEANFFIESFRETGAIDRTVLFINLANDPAVERIATPRMALTAAEYLAFEKDMHVLVILTDITNYADALREVSAARKEVPGRRGYPGYMYTDLASLYERAGRQKGKSGSITMIPILTMPEDDKTHPIPDLTGYITEGQIILSRELYRKGVTPPIDVLPSLSRLKDKGIGAGKTRADHANTMNQLFAAYARGKEAKELMVILGEAALTDIDKLYAQFADAFEQEYVSQGYHTNRDIEETLTLGWKLLSILPRSELKRIKDEYLDEYYGK, encoded by the coding sequence ATGCCAAAGGAATATAGAACCATAGAAGAGGTTGCGGGTCCTCTTATGCTTGTGCGCGACGTAGAAGACGTTGCGTACAACGAACTGGGCGAGATTGAACTTGCAAACGGCGAAAAGCGCCGCTGCAAAGTGCTTGAAATCGACGGCAGCAACGCGATGGTACAGCTGTTCGAAACTTCTACCGGTATCAACCTATCCAACAGCAAAGTGCGCTTTCTTGGCCGCAGCATGGAGCTGGGTGTGTCGGAAGATATGCTCAGCCGTGTATTTGATGGCTTGGGCAGACCGATTGATAACGGCCCTGAAATCCTGCCCGATAAACGTATGGACATCAACGGCTTGCCGATGAACCCTGCTGCACGTAACTATCCGCAGGAGTTTATTCAAACCGGTGTTTCGGCTATCGACGGGTTGAACACCCTGGTTCGCGGGCAGAAACTGCCGATTTTCTCTGCATCCGGTCTGCCGCATGCAAACCTTGCCGCACAGATTGCACGTCAGGCAAAGGTACGCGGTACCAGTGAACCTTTTGCGGTAGTATTTGCCGCTATGGGTATCACGTTTGAAGAGGCAAACTTCTTTATCGAGAGCTTCCGTGAAACGGGCGCAATTGACCGTACCGTGCTGTTCATCAACCTTGCAAACGACCCTGCCGTTGAGCGTATTGCTACCCCGCGTATGGCGCTTACCGCTGCAGAGTATCTTGCCTTTGAAAAGGATATGCACGTACTCGTCATCTTAACCGATATCACGAACTATGCCGATGCATTGCGTGAGGTTTCTGCTGCGCGTAAAGAGGTGCCCGGCCGCCGCGGTTATCCCGGTTATATGTACACCGACCTTGCATCGCTGTACGAAAGAGCAGGCCGTCAGAAAGGAAAAAGCGGCTCTATCACCATGATTCCTATTTTGACCATGCCCGAAGACGATAAGACTCATCCTATCCCCGACCTTACCGGCTACATCACCGAGGGGCAGATTATACTCAGCCGTGAACTGTACCGCAAGGGTGTAACACCTCCTATCGATGTGCTGCCGTCTCTGTCTCGTCTTAAAGATAAGGGCATCGGCGCAGGTAAAACCAGAGCAGACCACGCCAATACCATGAACCAGTTGTTTGCTGCGTATGCGCGCGGTAAAGAGGCGAAAGAGCTCATGGTCATCCTTGGCGAGGCGGCCCTTACCGATATTGACAAGCTGTATGCACAGTTTGCCGATGCTTTTGAGCAGGAATATGTATCGCAGGGCTACCACACCAACCGCGATATTGAAGAAACTCTTACACTCGGGTGGAAACTGCTGAGCATCCTGCCACGCAGTGAGCTAAAACGTATCAAGGATGAATACCTCGATGAATACTACGGCAAATAA
- a CDS encoding M28 family peptidase produces MNHCIETLAQAQSSFLEQVDINYSYTLAKKMEQFKSNQALGYRTAGSEAEFLTGEMLYHEMQKIGLQEVTKDGFTLDSWEFEKAKLSFTDNSGLSRCFELGGYQTNFDTQGEQQFTLVYAGRGTYCDLAPLDVRGKLVLIDINQRDEWWINYPAYQAYLRGAAAVIAVQDEGYAQVDSTALNSQDICGPANAAAFSMSKADAAVLKNLLATNNNCITVKFDAKSKVKLNQKSYNIVGKIIGKDPDSMILMSAHYDSYFAGFQDDNAAVALMMGIAKALLGSGYQPEKTLVFCAMAAEEWGVSNTRYDWSVGAYNQVFRIHPEWAGKVIANINFELPACAHDSQDVIRCVYELETYLTEFAKTVPRVEGAYPDGICIASPVLTWSDDFSIAISGIPSLVNDFAAGGFMQTHYHSQFDNDEAYDEPSYHFHHNLYGMLMLCYDRCAVAPLDFSVQLTALRNSMDTAQMNGCGAASEGLTRALDNAITHAQAVYKIVGHINSEYSHALDQGDQTAAKALYERYRPLNTALLKAFKFAEDAFVRLTWHDEPIFPHQHPQNNLACIAGALNALLSGNLTRTLDPFIGEIDNNWYAFHFENAVFRYFSDYVLHQPAHRLMWGAGRVLGQEDLSDIILSLNAKILQPNPKLENEIARLNAARQNQQKLLVRTVVEETEAVNKLAHLLKSCIK; encoded by the coding sequence GTGAACCACTGCATTGAAACACTTGCTCAGGCTCAGTCCTCATTTTTAGAGCAGGTTGATATAAATTACTCGTATACCCTTGCAAAAAAGATGGAACAATTTAAATCCAACCAAGCACTGGGATATCGTACTGCAGGAAGCGAAGCAGAATTTCTCACCGGTGAGATGCTTTACCATGAAATGCAGAAAATTGGTTTGCAAGAGGTTACAAAAGATGGCTTTACGCTGGACAGTTGGGAATTTGAAAAAGCAAAGCTATCGTTTACCGATAACAGCGGTTTAAGCCGTTGTTTTGAGTTGGGCGGGTATCAAACAAATTTTGATACCCAAGGTGAACAGCAATTTACACTGGTTTATGCAGGGCGAGGTACTTATTGCGATCTTGCTCCCCTAGATGTGCGAGGCAAACTCGTGCTTATTGACATTAACCAGCGTGATGAATGGTGGATTAACTACCCTGCTTATCAGGCTTACCTAAGGGGTGCGGCTGCAGTAATTGCCGTACAGGATGAAGGTTATGCACAAGTGGATTCCACCGCGCTCAACTCGCAGGATATCTGCGGACCTGCAAACGCAGCTGCATTTTCCATGTCAAAAGCCGATGCTGCGGTGCTCAAAAACCTGTTAGCAACAAACAACAACTGCATAACCGTGAAATTTGATGCAAAATCCAAAGTAAAGCTGAATCAAAAATCTTATAATATTGTAGGCAAGATTATTGGAAAAGACCCCGACTCGATGATTTTAATGAGCGCACATTACGATTCTTACTTTGCCGGCTTTCAGGACGACAATGCAGCGGTTGCACTGATGATGGGCATTGCCAAGGCATTGCTTGGCAGCGGCTACCAACCCGAAAAAACGCTGGTTTTCTGTGCTATGGCTGCAGAAGAGTGGGGTGTTTCAAACACGCGCTACGATTGGTCTGTTGGTGCATACAACCAAGTGTTCCGCATTCATCCTGAATGGGCAGGCAAAGTCATCGCCAACATCAATTTCGAGCTCCCCGCCTGTGCACACGATTCGCAGGATGTGATCCGCTGTGTGTACGAACTGGAAACCTACTTGACGGAGTTTGCAAAGACGGTACCGCGTGTAGAGGGAGCATATCCCGACGGCATCTGCATTGCCTCCCCCGTATTGACATGGTCGGATGATTTTTCTATCGCTATTTCAGGCATCCCCTCTTTGGTAAACGATTTTGCAGCCGGGGGGTTTATGCAAACGCATTACCACTCGCAGTTTGATAATGATGAAGCATATGACGAACCATCTTACCATTTTCACCACAACCTGTACGGCATGCTGATGCTTTGCTATGACCGTTGTGCAGTTGCTCCCTTAGATTTTTCTGTACAGCTTACAGCGCTGCGCAACAGTATGGATACTGCCCAAATGAATGGATGCGGTGCGGCATCGGAGGGCTTAACCCGTGCCCTTGACAATGCGATTACCCACGCACAAGCGGTTTACAAAATAGTTGGGCACATTAACAGCGAATACAGCCATGCGCTCGACCAAGGCGACCAAACAGCAGCAAAAGCCCTGTACGAGCGGTATCGCCCGCTGAATACTGCCCTACTGAAAGCTTTTAAGTTTGCAGAAGACGCTTTTGTACGGCTGACATGGCACGATGAACCCATCTTCCCGCATCAGCATCCGCAAAATAATTTGGCATGTATTGCAGGTGCGCTAAATGCTCTGCTTTCGGGCAACCTTACCCGCACACTTGACCCGTTTATCGGCGAAATAGATAACAACTGGTATGCATTCCACTTTGAAAATGCTGTTTTTCGCTACTTCAGCGACTATGTACTGCATCAGCCTGCCCACCGTTTGATGTGGGGTGCAGGCAGAGTGCTTGGGCAAGAAGACTTATCCGATATCATCCTGTCACTAAATGCAAAAATTCTTCAACCGAACCCCAAGTTGGAGAATGAAATTGCAAGGCTGAATGCTGCACGCCAAAATCAGCAAAAACTGCTGGTTCGCACAGTAGTCGAAGAGACAGAGGCAGTAAATAAGCTTGCCCATCTTTTAAAAAGCTGCATAAAATAA
- a CDS encoding V-type ATP synthase subunit I, translated as MAVLPMKRVRICALKKNRKQILEILQRRGVVELSDTQQEDSVFQKTDMSSARTVFEKNIAVSNQALEVLETYVPLKKPMLSMLEGREALSVEYYETFSKERDEVMRIAYRLNSLAKEIAENNANIPKLQTQIEALAPWLTLDIPLGFKGTKKTAAFIGSFTGEITQQDIYSELVRIAPTADTVNVDIISRTKEQTCIFVLCSRSEADVVEDALRTMGFARPPMLSTVTPTKRKAGLEDEMKKLHSATETAEEEIKTYAGTRNAIKFTIDYYTMRAEKYDVIGKLAQSRRVFILEGYIPEKDAASLESVLCSLFDLAIEFETPADDDDVPVALQNGLLAAPVESVVESYSLPGKGELDPTSVMAGFYYVLFGLMLSDAAYGLIMVLGCGFCLWKYKNMESGMRKTLLMFLLCGVSTTFWGFMFGSFFGDTVAVIAKTFFNSDIALKPLWFEPVKEPMRMLVFSFLLGIIHLFTGLGLKLYQCIKNKQYKDALYDVVFWYMLVGGGIIYLLTMSMFTEMMGLTFVLPPIAGTIATVSAIIGAIGIIATAGRDSRNWFKRLLKGLYGLYNVTGYLSDILSYSRLLALGLATGVIATVFNKMGSMFGSGFMGAILFTLVFVIGHSLNIGINLLGAYVHTNRLQFVEFFGKFYEGGGRKFSPFTENTKYFKIKEDI; from the coding sequence ATGGCTGTGTTACCTATGAAACGTGTTCGCATCTGTGCGCTGAAGAAAAACCGCAAGCAGATTCTTGAAATTTTACAGCGGCGAGGCGTGGTGGAACTAAGCGACACGCAACAGGAGGACAGCGTTTTTCAAAAAACCGATATGTCGTCTGCAAGAACGGTATTTGAAAAGAACATTGCCGTTTCAAACCAGGCTTTAGAGGTATTGGAAACCTATGTTCCCCTCAAAAAACCTATGCTATCGATGCTAGAAGGCAGAGAGGCATTGTCGGTGGAATATTACGAAACCTTTAGCAAAGAACGCGACGAGGTAATGCGAATAGCCTACCGATTAAATTCACTTGCAAAAGAGATTGCAGAGAACAATGCAAACATCCCAAAACTGCAAACTCAAATTGAGGCTCTTGCACCTTGGCTTACATTAGATATTCCGCTTGGCTTTAAGGGTACTAAAAAGACCGCGGCGTTTATTGGCTCGTTCACGGGTGAAATTACTCAGCAAGATATTTACAGCGAACTTGTTCGCATCGCACCAACAGCAGATACCGTTAACGTTGATATCATCAGCCGTACGAAAGAGCAGACTTGTATCTTTGTTCTTTGTTCGCGCAGCGAAGCGGATGTTGTGGAGGATGCATTAAGGACAATGGGCTTTGCCCGCCCCCCAATGTTATCTACCGTAACACCCACCAAACGCAAAGCTGGACTGGAAGATGAAATGAAAAAGCTGCACTCTGCTACCGAAACAGCTGAAGAAGAAATTAAAACCTATGCAGGTACGCGCAACGCCATTAAGTTTACCATAGACTATTACACGATGCGCGCCGAAAAATACGACGTAATTGGTAAGCTGGCTCAGTCGCGACGCGTCTTTATTTTAGAAGGTTACATACCCGAAAAAGACGCCGCTTCTTTAGAATCAGTTTTGTGCAGCCTGTTTGACCTTGCGATTGAATTTGAGACCCCGGCGGATGACGATGACGTACCCGTAGCGTTGCAAAACGGTTTGTTGGCGGCTCCTGTAGAGTCGGTTGTAGAAAGCTATAGTCTACCCGGCAAGGGAGAATTAGACCCGACATCCGTTATGGCAGGTTTCTACTATGTTTTGTTCGGATTGATGTTATCCGACGCAGCATACGGTTTAATTATGGTATTGGGCTGCGGCTTTTGCCTATGGAAGTACAAAAACATGGAGAGCGGTATGCGCAAAACGCTGCTGATGTTTTTACTGTGTGGTGTTTCTACTACATTTTGGGGCTTTATGTTCGGCAGCTTTTTTGGTGATACCGTTGCAGTAATAGCAAAAACTTTTTTCAACAGCGATATCGCACTCAAACCGTTGTGGTTTGAACCGGTAAAAGAACCGATGCGAATGCTTGTATTTTCGTTCCTACTGGGCATCATTCACCTGTTTACCGGCCTCGGCTTAAAACTATACCAATGCATAAAGAACAAACAATATAAAGACGCTTTATACGACGTTGTGTTTTGGTATATGTTGGTAGGCGGAGGAATTATCTATCTGCTTACCATGTCGATGTTTACCGAGATGATGGGGCTGACTTTTGTTCTGCCCCCGATAGCAGGTACCATCGCAACCGTTTCTGCTATTATCGGCGCAATTGGTATTATTGCCACCGCAGGGCGCGATTCGCGCAACTGGTTTAAACGTTTGCTCAAAGGTTTATACGGGCTTTATAACGTTACCGGTTACCTCAGCGACATTCTTTCTTACTCCCGTTTGCTTGCTCTTGGGCTTGCCACCGGCGTTATAGCTACGGTGTTTAATAAAATGGGCAGTATGTTCGGCAGCGGATTCATGGGAGCAATCCTGTTTACTCTGGTGTTTGTAATAGGACATTCACTGAACATTGGGATAAACCTGCTTGGCGCTTATGTACACACAAACCGTTTACAGTTTGTGGAGTTCTTCGGCAAGTTTTACGAGGGCGGGGGCAGAAAGTTCTCTCCCTTTACTGAAAATACGAAATATTTCAAAATCAAGGAGGACATTTGA
- a CDS encoding V-type ATP synthase subunit E yields MTGLDKILSQIQHEAEEAAASVLAKAKNEATDMKSAAIAKGKAESEIIAQQSKSAVEDVLARAASAAALQKRKAILTAKQQIISDTIIKAQQSLYQLPQEQYFGIILKMAEKFTLPQEGEILFSAADLKRLPEGFETTLNNAIKAKGASLKISSNPRNIDGGFILAYGGVEENCSFEALFSSAHDSLQDKVHQLLFS; encoded by the coding sequence ATGACAGGCTTGGATAAAATTCTCAGTCAGATTCAGCATGAGGCTGAGGAGGCTGCTGCATCTGTGCTTGCAAAAGCAAAAAACGAGGCTACCGATATGAAAAGCGCCGCCATAGCAAAAGGAAAAGCGGAGAGCGAAATCATCGCGCAGCAATCGAAGAGCGCAGTGGAAGATGTTCTTGCACGAGCCGCATCTGCGGCAGCCCTGCAAAAACGCAAAGCTATTCTGACTGCAAAACAGCAGATCATCAGCGATACCATTATAAAAGCGCAACAGTCGCTGTATCAACTGCCGCAAGAACAATATTTCGGTATTATTTTAAAAATGGCTGAAAAATTCACCTTACCGCAGGAGGGCGAAATCTTGTTTTCGGCAGCCGACTTAAAGCGTTTACCCGAGGGTTTTGAAACTACCCTGAATAACGCTATTAAGGCAAAGGGCGCATCACTTAAAATTTCAAGCAACCCCCGCAATATTGACGGCGGGTTTATATTAGCCTACGGCGGTGTGGAAGAAAATTGCTCGTTTGAAGCATTGTTCAGCTCCGCACACGATTCTTTACAGGACAAGGTGCATCAGCTGTTATTCTCATAA
- a CDS encoding V0D/AC39 family V-type ATPase subunit gives MSEKQYTYAVARIRAKELSLLSSAAVEQLLAGKSYDECLHTLAEKGWGDDGTLTAEQLLENEREQTWALIAELVDDMSVFDVFLYANDYHNLKAAIKQVCTETEHKNIFISNGTVDSELILTAIKEHNYSMLPADMREPAQEAFEALLHTRDGQLCDMIVDKAALNAIYKAGLSAENELLKLYAELTVAAANIKTAVRCQKTGKSLDILQRALAQCSTLDVDRLAHAAVIGFDAICEYLESTTYTDAVAELRTSPSAFERWCDNLIIRKIRPQLYNPFTIGPLAAYILARENEIKTVRIILSGKLNGLSEESIRERCREMYV, from the coding sequence ATGTCCGAAAAGCAATACACCTATGCGGTAGCGCGTATCCGTGCAAAAGAGCTTTCGTTGCTCAGTTCCGCTGCGGTAGAACAGCTGCTTGCCGGCAAAAGCTACGACGAATGCCTGCATACGCTTGCCGAAAAAGGCTGGGGTGACGATGGAACCCTCACCGCAGAGCAGCTTTTGGAAAACGAGCGCGAGCAAACTTGGGCTTTGATTGCAGAGCTTGTGGATGATATGTCGGTATTCGACGTGTTTTTGTATGCCAACGACTACCACAACCTCAAAGCGGCAATCAAGCAGGTTTGCACCGAAACCGAGCACAAGAACATATTTATATCAAACGGCACGGTCGATTCCGAACTGATCTTAACGGCAATTAAAGAACACAATTATTCTATGCTGCCTGCCGATATGCGCGAACCGGCTCAAGAGGCATTTGAGGCTCTGCTGCACACGCGTGACGGCCAGCTTTGCGATATGATTGTTGACAAGGCGGCTCTAAATGCAATTTACAAAGCAGGGTTGTCGGCAGAAAACGAATTGCTCAAACTGTATGCCGAGCTTACCGTTGCGGCAGCAAACATTAAAACAGCAGTGCGGTGCCAAAAAACAGGTAAATCTTTGGATATATTGCAGCGCGCACTCGCCCAATGCAGCACCTTGGATGTTGACCGTTTGGCTCATGCTGCTGTAATCGGCTTTGATGCTATCTGCGAATATCTTGAGAGCACCACCTATACGGATGCCGTTGCGGAGCTTAGAACTTCGCCCTCGGCATTTGAGCGTTGGTGTGATAATTTGATTATCCGCAAAATACGGCCGCAGCTTTACAATCCGTTTACCATCGGCCCCCTTGCCGCTTATATTCTGGCAAGAGAAAACGAAATTAAAACGGTGCGTATCATCCTTTCCGGCAAGCTGAACGGGCTTTCGGAGGAATCTATTCGAGAAAGGTGCAGAGAGATGTATGTATAA
- a CDS encoding Hsp20/alpha crystallin family protein: MFDLTPFDRRQRSLSNYFDNFEKTFFGDILGSMGAFNTDILDQGDKYVLQAELPGFAKEDIHIDLNGDMITIHAEHKEENEEKDNKGNFVRRERRYGSFSRSFDVAGIKTDEITAEYKNGVLEMNLPKATSKAPATRQIELR, from the coding sequence ATGTTTGATTTAACACCTTTTGACCGCAGACAGAGAAGTCTGTCCAACTATTTTGATAATTTTGAAAAGACCTTTTTTGGCGATATTTTAGGCAGTATGGGTGCATTTAATACCGATATCTTAGACCAAGGCGATAAATACGTATTACAGGCTGAACTGCCCGGATTTGCAAAAGAAGACATTCATATTGATCTGAACGGGGATATGATCACCATTCATGCCGAGCACAAAGAAGAAAACGAAGAAAAAGACAACAAAGGTAACTTTGTACGCAGAGAACGCCGTTACGGGTCGTTCAGCAGAAGCTTTGATGTAGCAGGTATTAAAACCGATGAAATTACCGCTGAATATAAAAACGGCGTTCTTGAAATGAATCTGCCCAAAGCAACATCCAAGGCTCCTGCTACCCGACAAATCGAGCTGCGTTAA
- a CDS encoding V-type ATP synthase subunit K, whose product MWNSMGIAFALLGAALAALLAGIGSAIGVGIAGEAAAGVVTEDPTKFSKVLILQLLPGTQGIYGLLIAFITLTQIGIMGGNADLSLVKGLLYFCACLPMGFVGLWSAIRQAKASVASIGLVSKKPDQFGKAMIFPAMVETYAILALLISILSIFGVAGLNV is encoded by the coding sequence ATGTGGAACTCTATGGGAATTGCATTTGCATTGTTGGGCGCAGCACTGGCTGCATTATTGGCAGGTATTGGTTCGGCAATCGGCGTTGGTATTGCAGGCGAGGCTGCCGCAGGTGTTGTAACAGAAGATCCAACCAAGTTTAGTAAAGTTTTGATTCTTCAGCTTCTGCCCGGTACACAGGGTATTTACGGATTGCTGATCGCATTTATTACACTTACTCAAATCGGTATTATGGGCGGCAACGCCGATCTCTCTTTGGTAAAAGGTTTACTGTATTTCTGTGCTTGTTTGCCTATGGGTTTTGTTGGGCTTTGGTCTGCAATCCGCCAGGCAAAAGCATCGGTAGCATCGATTGGTCTCGTATCCAAGAAGCCCGATCAGTTCGGTAAAGCAATGATTTTCCCTGCAATGGTTGAAACCTACGCAATTCTTGCACTGCTTATCTCCATCCTTTCTATTTTTGGAGTTGCCGGTTTGAACGTTTAG